A stretch of the Myripristis murdjan chromosome 24, fMyrMur1.1, whole genome shotgun sequence genome encodes the following:
- the hebp2 gene encoding heme-binding protein 2 isoform X1 produces MINSTRSSNNRVEPTGEEMSYTDGDRETAAATGSMLRALGQVLFSSGLQSPRFTTEEGQGQDYEVRTYQATKWVSTSMTGMQWDVATRTGFHRLFDYIQGNNQSKVKVEMTVPVSCRVNPGAGPACESTFTLSFYIPEEHQANPPQPSDPQVFIEDRQQLTVYVRTYGGFANEQMKLEECQKLVASLQRDGAPFREQPYYTAGYDSPMKLSNRRNEIWILKKTEHH; encoded by the exons gagacagagagacagccgCAGCCACAGGAAGCATGCTGCGAGCTCTGGGCCAGGTCCTGTTCTCCTCTGGCTTACAGAGCCCCAGGTTCACCACAGAGGAGGGACAG ggaCAAGACTATGAGGTTCGCACCTACCAGGCCACGAAGTGGGTGAGCACCTCTATGACGGGGATGCAGTGGGATGTAGCCACCAGAACCGGCTTCCATCGCCTCTTTGACTACATTCAAGGCAACAATCAGAGCA AGGTCAAGGTGGAGATGACAGTCCCGGTGTCGTGCCGGGTGAACCCCGGAGCCGGCCCGGCGTGTGAGAGCACGTTCACCCTGTCCTTCTACATCCCAGAGGAGCACCAGGCCAACCCGCCACAGCCCAGCGACCCGCAGGTCTTCATAGAAGACAGGCAGCAGCTCACTGTCTACGTCAG AACGTACGGGGGATTTGCCAACGAGCAGATGAAGCTCGAGGAGTGCCAGAAACTGGTGGCAAGCCTGCAGAGAGACGGCGCTCCCTTCAGAGAGCAGCCGTACTACACGGCCGGCTACGACAGCCCCATGAAACTCAGCAACCGCAGGAACGAGATCTGGATCCTCAAGAAGACCGAGCACCACTGA
- the hebp2 gene encoding heme-binding protein 2 isoform X2, whose amino-acid sequence MLRALGQVLFSSGLQSPRFTTEEGQGQDYEVRTYQATKWVSTSMTGMQWDVATRTGFHRLFDYIQGNNQSKVKVEMTVPVSCRVNPGAGPACESTFTLSFYIPEEHQANPPQPSDPQVFIEDRQQLTVYVRTYGGFANEQMKLEECQKLVASLQRDGAPFREQPYYTAGYDSPMKLSNRRNEIWILKKTEHH is encoded by the exons ATGCTGCGAGCTCTGGGCCAGGTCCTGTTCTCCTCTGGCTTACAGAGCCCCAGGTTCACCACAGAGGAGGGACAG ggaCAAGACTATGAGGTTCGCACCTACCAGGCCACGAAGTGGGTGAGCACCTCTATGACGGGGATGCAGTGGGATGTAGCCACCAGAACCGGCTTCCATCGCCTCTTTGACTACATTCAAGGCAACAATCAGAGCA AGGTCAAGGTGGAGATGACAGTCCCGGTGTCGTGCCGGGTGAACCCCGGAGCCGGCCCGGCGTGTGAGAGCACGTTCACCCTGTCCTTCTACATCCCAGAGGAGCACCAGGCCAACCCGCCACAGCCCAGCGACCCGCAGGTCTTCATAGAAGACAGGCAGCAGCTCACTGTCTACGTCAG AACGTACGGGGGATTTGCCAACGAGCAGATGAAGCTCGAGGAGTGCCAGAAACTGGTGGCAAGCCTGCAGAGAGACGGCGCTCCCTTCAGAGAGCAGCCGTACTACACGGCCGGCTACGACAGCCCCATGAAACTCAGCAACCGCAGGAACGAGATCTGGATCCTCAAGAAGACCGAGCACCACTGA